In one Rutidosis leptorrhynchoides isolate AG116_Rl617_1_P2 chromosome 8, CSIRO_AGI_Rlap_v1, whole genome shotgun sequence genomic region, the following are encoded:
- the LOC139861975 gene encoding auxin response factor 8-like isoform X1 gives MKLSTSGLGQQQPLEGENKCLNSELWHACAGPLVSLPIVGSRVVYFPQGHSEQVAATTNKEVDAHIPNYPTLPPQLICQLHNVTMHADVETDEVYAQMTLQPLTPQEQKDTFLPVELGTPSRQPTNYFCKTLTASDTSTHGGFSVPRRAAEKVFPPLDFSQQPPAQELIARDLHDVEWKFRHIFRGQPKRHLLTTGWSVFVSAKRLVAGDSVLFIWNEKNQLLLGIRRATRPQTVMPSSVLSSDSMHIGLLAAAAHAAATNSCFTIFYNPRASPCEFVIPLSKYVKAVYHTRVSVGMRFRMLFETEESSVRRYMGTITGIGDLDPARWPNSHWRSVKVGWDESTAGDRQPRVSLWEIEPLTTFPMYPSLFPLRLKRPWYPGASSFQDGRDDAVNGMTWMRGETGDLNFQSVGMYPWMQQRIDPSFLQNNLNQQYQAALAAGLQNLGGGDALKQQLMQFQQPVPPIQFPQHQSASATSNPLFQNAHQQLQQTIHQLMPHQFMHGQTQIPNCQPDEPQQQQMNSQQQPPTSFPESYLMQQSSIPFQKTEFIDHPNTKFTPSVMQNMLGSLSPDGSSNLLSFARTGQPEHQSNQQSWVSRFAQSQGGNVPSGAPSTYPEKNAGVEQETLSLDAHNQGLFGGTNIESSAHLLNIGTSSTETDLTTIPSGFQNSFNYGYMQDSSELLHTTGQIDPPNPNRTFVKVYKSGSVGRSLDITRFNSYPELKQELGQMFNLEGLLEDPQRSGWQLVFVDRENDVLLLGDGPWETFVNSVWYIKILSPEDVQKLGEQDSETFSQNSGERTNSGGNGVATGFPPVNLGSLDF, from the exons GAGAAAATAAATGCTTGAATTCGGAGCTATGGCACGCGTGTGCCGGTCCTCTCGTGTCCTTACCGATTGTTGGTAGTCGAGTTGTTTACTTCCCTCAGGGCCATAGTGAACAG GTTGCTGCCACTACTAATAAAGAAGTGGATGCTCACATACCCAATTATCCAACCCTGCCGCCCCAATTGATCTGCCAACTGCACAATGTCACAATGCAT GCAGACGTTGAAACAGATGAGGTATATGCTCAAATGACATTGCAGCCCTTGACCCCG CAAGAACAAAAGGATACTTTTCTTCCTGTTGAGTTGGGTACTCCTAGCAGACAGCCAACTAATTACTTTTGTAAGACGTTGACGGCTAGTGATACGAGTACCCATGGTGGATTTTCGGTTCCTCGACGTGCAGCAGAGAAAGTCTTCCCTCCACTG GATTTCTCTCAGCAGCCACCTGCTCAGGAGCTTATTGCAAGGGATCTTCATGATGTCGAGTGGAAATTCAGGCATATTTTTCGGG GTCAGCCCAAACGTCACCTTCTTACAACTGGGTGGAGTGTTTTTGTTAGTGCTAAGAGACTTGTTGCTGGAGATTCTGTGCTTTTTATctg GAATGAAAAGAATCAGCTTCTTTTGGGGATCCGTCGTGCGACTCGGCCACAAACCGTGATGCCATCGTCTGTTCTATCAAGCGATAGCATGCACATTGGTCTCCTTGCTGCTGCTGCTCATGCAGCTGCTACAAACAGTTGTTTTACAATATTCTATAATCCAAG GGCAAGTCCATGTGAATTTGTTATACCTCTATCAAAGTATGTCAAAGCTGTGTATCATACTCGTGTTTCTGTTGGGATGCGTTTCCGAATGCTATTTGAAACTGAAGAATCTAGTGTCCGTAG GTACATGGGTACAATAACTGGCATCGGTGACCTGGATCCTGCTCGATGGCCTAACTCTCATTGGCGATCAGTGAAG GTTGGTTGGGATGAATCAACTGCGGGTGATAGGCAACCGCGTGTATCCTTATGGGAAATCGAACCACTAACAACGTTTCCCATGTATCCGTCTCTCTTTCCCCTTCGTCTCAAACGACCCTGGTATCCTGGAGCTTCTTCTTTTCAAG ACGGCAGGGATGATGCGGTTAATGGGATGACATGGATGAGAGGTGAAACTGGGGATTTAAATTTTCAATCTGTCGGGATGTACCCTTGGATGCAACAACGAATCGATCCTTCGTTTCTTCAAAATAATCTTAATCAGCAGTACCAGGCTGCATTAGCTGCAGGTTTACAAAATTTAGGAGGTGGAGACGCTCTAAAACAACAATTAATGCAGTTTCAGCAACCAGTACCACCGATTCAATTTCCTCAGCACCAATCTGCTTCCGCCACCTCAAACCCGCTTTTCCAAAACGCCcatcaacaactacaacaaacaatTCACCAGCTCATGCCTCACCAATTCATGCATGGTCAGACCCAAATACCCAACTGTCAGCCTGATGAACCGCAACAGCAGCAAATGAACAGTCAACAACAGCCACCTACTTCATTTCCTGAATCATACCTGATGCAACAGTCGAGCATCCCGTTTCAAAAAACTGAATTCATAGATCACCCAAATACCAAATTTACCCCCTCAGTCATGCAGAATATGTTGGGTTCACTTAGCCCTGATGGAAGTAGTAACCTTTTGAGTTTTGCAAGAACGGGTCAACCCGAGCATCAATCGAATCAACAATCTTGGGTTTCAAGGTTTGCTCAATCACAAGGCGGCAATGTTCCTTCAGGTGCACCGTCAACTTATCCGGAGAAAAACGCGGGTGTGGAACAAGAAACTTTAAGTTTGGATGCACATAATCAGGGTTTATTTGGTGGGACCAATATCGAATCATCTGCACATCTACTTAATATTGGTACCTCATCAACTGAAACCGACCTAACCACCATACCCTCCGGGTTTCAGAATTCTTTTAACTATGGTTACATGCAAGACTCGTCTGAGTTGTTGCACACAACAGGACAAATTGACCCGCCGAATCCTAATCGTACATTTGTCAAG GTTTACAAATCCGGTTCGGTAGGGAGGTCATTAGACATCACCCGGTTCAACAGTTATCCTGAACTGAAACAAGAACTGGGTCAGATGTTTAACCTTGAGGGTTTGCTTGAAGACCCTCAAAGATCAGGCTGGCAGCTTGTATTCGTCGACAGGGAGAATGACGTTCTTCTCCTTGGAGACGGACCTTGGGA GACATTTGTAAATAGTGTCTGGTATATCAAGATACTTTCTCCTGAGGATGTGCAGAAACTTGGGGAACAAGATTCGGAAACTTTTAGTCAAAACTCAGGTGAAAGAACGAATAGCGGTGGAAATGGTGTTGCTACTGGTTTTCCTCCAGTGAACTTGGGTTCACTTGATTTTTGA
- the LOC139861975 gene encoding auxin response factor 8-like isoform X2: MHADVETDEVYAQMTLQPLTPQEQKDTFLPVELGTPSRQPTNYFCKTLTASDTSTHGGFSVPRRAAEKVFPPLDFSQQPPAQELIARDLHDVEWKFRHIFRGQPKRHLLTTGWSVFVSAKRLVAGDSVLFIWNEKNQLLLGIRRATRPQTVMPSSVLSSDSMHIGLLAAAAHAAATNSCFTIFYNPRASPCEFVIPLSKYVKAVYHTRVSVGMRFRMLFETEESSVRRYMGTITGIGDLDPARWPNSHWRSVKVGWDESTAGDRQPRVSLWEIEPLTTFPMYPSLFPLRLKRPWYPGASSFQDGRDDAVNGMTWMRGETGDLNFQSVGMYPWMQQRIDPSFLQNNLNQQYQAALAAGLQNLGGGDALKQQLMQFQQPVPPIQFPQHQSASATSNPLFQNAHQQLQQTIHQLMPHQFMHGQTQIPNCQPDEPQQQQMNSQQQPPTSFPESYLMQQSSIPFQKTEFIDHPNTKFTPSVMQNMLGSLSPDGSSNLLSFARTGQPEHQSNQQSWVSRFAQSQGGNVPSGAPSTYPEKNAGVEQETLSLDAHNQGLFGGTNIESSAHLLNIGTSSTETDLTTIPSGFQNSFNYGYMQDSSELLHTTGQIDPPNPNRTFVKVYKSGSVGRSLDITRFNSYPELKQELGQMFNLEGLLEDPQRSGWQLVFVDRENDVLLLGDGPWETFVNSVWYIKILSPEDVQKLGEQDSETFSQNSGERTNSGGNGVATGFPPVNLGSLDF; the protein is encoded by the exons ATGCAT GCAGACGTTGAAACAGATGAGGTATATGCTCAAATGACATTGCAGCCCTTGACCCCG CAAGAACAAAAGGATACTTTTCTTCCTGTTGAGTTGGGTACTCCTAGCAGACAGCCAACTAATTACTTTTGTAAGACGTTGACGGCTAGTGATACGAGTACCCATGGTGGATTTTCGGTTCCTCGACGTGCAGCAGAGAAAGTCTTCCCTCCACTG GATTTCTCTCAGCAGCCACCTGCTCAGGAGCTTATTGCAAGGGATCTTCATGATGTCGAGTGGAAATTCAGGCATATTTTTCGGG GTCAGCCCAAACGTCACCTTCTTACAACTGGGTGGAGTGTTTTTGTTAGTGCTAAGAGACTTGTTGCTGGAGATTCTGTGCTTTTTATctg GAATGAAAAGAATCAGCTTCTTTTGGGGATCCGTCGTGCGACTCGGCCACAAACCGTGATGCCATCGTCTGTTCTATCAAGCGATAGCATGCACATTGGTCTCCTTGCTGCTGCTGCTCATGCAGCTGCTACAAACAGTTGTTTTACAATATTCTATAATCCAAG GGCAAGTCCATGTGAATTTGTTATACCTCTATCAAAGTATGTCAAAGCTGTGTATCATACTCGTGTTTCTGTTGGGATGCGTTTCCGAATGCTATTTGAAACTGAAGAATCTAGTGTCCGTAG GTACATGGGTACAATAACTGGCATCGGTGACCTGGATCCTGCTCGATGGCCTAACTCTCATTGGCGATCAGTGAAG GTTGGTTGGGATGAATCAACTGCGGGTGATAGGCAACCGCGTGTATCCTTATGGGAAATCGAACCACTAACAACGTTTCCCATGTATCCGTCTCTCTTTCCCCTTCGTCTCAAACGACCCTGGTATCCTGGAGCTTCTTCTTTTCAAG ACGGCAGGGATGATGCGGTTAATGGGATGACATGGATGAGAGGTGAAACTGGGGATTTAAATTTTCAATCTGTCGGGATGTACCCTTGGATGCAACAACGAATCGATCCTTCGTTTCTTCAAAATAATCTTAATCAGCAGTACCAGGCTGCATTAGCTGCAGGTTTACAAAATTTAGGAGGTGGAGACGCTCTAAAACAACAATTAATGCAGTTTCAGCAACCAGTACCACCGATTCAATTTCCTCAGCACCAATCTGCTTCCGCCACCTCAAACCCGCTTTTCCAAAACGCCcatcaacaactacaacaaacaatTCACCAGCTCATGCCTCACCAATTCATGCATGGTCAGACCCAAATACCCAACTGTCAGCCTGATGAACCGCAACAGCAGCAAATGAACAGTCAACAACAGCCACCTACTTCATTTCCTGAATCATACCTGATGCAACAGTCGAGCATCCCGTTTCAAAAAACTGAATTCATAGATCACCCAAATACCAAATTTACCCCCTCAGTCATGCAGAATATGTTGGGTTCACTTAGCCCTGATGGAAGTAGTAACCTTTTGAGTTTTGCAAGAACGGGTCAACCCGAGCATCAATCGAATCAACAATCTTGGGTTTCAAGGTTTGCTCAATCACAAGGCGGCAATGTTCCTTCAGGTGCACCGTCAACTTATCCGGAGAAAAACGCGGGTGTGGAACAAGAAACTTTAAGTTTGGATGCACATAATCAGGGTTTATTTGGTGGGACCAATATCGAATCATCTGCACATCTACTTAATATTGGTACCTCATCAACTGAAACCGACCTAACCACCATACCCTCCGGGTTTCAGAATTCTTTTAACTATGGTTACATGCAAGACTCGTCTGAGTTGTTGCACACAACAGGACAAATTGACCCGCCGAATCCTAATCGTACATTTGTCAAG GTTTACAAATCCGGTTCGGTAGGGAGGTCATTAGACATCACCCGGTTCAACAGTTATCCTGAACTGAAACAAGAACTGGGTCAGATGTTTAACCTTGAGGGTTTGCTTGAAGACCCTCAAAGATCAGGCTGGCAGCTTGTATTCGTCGACAGGGAGAATGACGTTCTTCTCCTTGGAGACGGACCTTGGGA GACATTTGTAAATAGTGTCTGGTATATCAAGATACTTTCTCCTGAGGATGTGCAGAAACTTGGGGAACAAGATTCGGAAACTTTTAGTCAAAACTCAGGTGAAAGAACGAATAGCGGTGGAAATGGTGTTGCTACTGGTTTTCCTCCAGTGAACTTGGGTTCACTTGATTTTTGA